The genomic segment GGAGGAGTCTTTGTTCTCCATAACAGAAGCCAGAGCCTCAGTCTGGAAGATGTGGAAGTCAAATGGACCCTCCAGCATCTGGACCGCAGTATAGCTTCAGGTACGGCGGAACTGATCAATCCCGAAGGGATAGATACTGAGGGTCTGCTTGAACTGGTGAACGGCTGGGACTTCAGGAAAGAGCCGAAAGCCTTTTTGGAAACAGGGATGAAGGATTATCCTTTTACCCTGGATACATCTTTATGGAGTGATCTTTCTCATGAACTGTATCTGAATCTCTCTGTCCGGATCAAATCTGACCAGTCCTGGGTGGAAGAAGGTTTCGAATTTCATAACCACCAGGTTCAGCTGAAAGGATCGGCTCCTGCTGTTTTCATGTCTATCAGTACGAACACAGAAATGCCTGTTCTCAGGGAACTGGAAAATGGCCTGTCTGTCACGGGAAAGTCTTTTTCTCTTATCATAGATAATCAAGGCCTGATTCAGAACTACAGCCGGGGAGAGAAAGACTACTTCATGGGAGGATCTCCCAATTTCTTCAGAGCTAGAACCGGCCTTCATCTGGAAGACAAATGGTGGGGACCGGTCAATGAACTATGGAAAGCCTTTGATCCAGCCCTGTGGTCCATCAGTGAAAGTCGTTTGGATTGGGCCTATTATCAGAAAGATTCAAAACTACTTATAGAGTCGAAACGGCGTATGGCAGGACCAAAAGGAGATGCGGAAATCAGCACTGTCTGGACGGTGTATTCCGATGGGACTCTGGATCTTTCTATCACATTGGATATCGATTCAGCTTATGAACATCTCCCCCGTGTGGGATGCAGTTTTATCCTGTCTGAGGGATTTGACAATATGGAATGGTTTGGCCGGGGTCCTGGTGAAAGTTATTGTGACAGATCCCTTGCCACAAGGATTGACCGCTTTCAATGCTCAGTGGAAGAGAGTCATTTTCCCTTTATTCCAGTCAGCCATAATGGCAGTCACAGTGATACAAGGGAACTGACTTTGAAACACAGTGATGGACGATTTGTTTGTGTAGAAGGGAGAAACTTCACTTTTACGGCTCATCACAACAGCAGCGAAGAGTATCAATCTGTTCTACATGAGCACGAACTGATCCGTCATAAAGAAGTTTATCTGGATCTGGATATAGCCATGGCCGGGATCGGAGGGGACATGGCCTGGTCTACCCAGCTGGATGAGAAGCATAAGGTCCC from the Oceanispirochaeta sp. genome contains:
- a CDS encoding glycoside hydrolase family 2 TIM barrel-domain containing protein, which encodes ARETPIYGMGTAWHLKTASPRSEAANFLLNIDDITPWDVDHPVLYTIKMTLLSPDGRVLDAQNLRIGFRTICIEDNVIKLNGQRVVFRGVNRHEHSYEGGRVVIREHMVKEIKLMKQLNFNAVRTSHYPNSSLWYDLCDQYGLLVVCESNLETHGVAGRISNDPEWAEAMLERARRMALVHKNHTSIVSWSLGNESGYGAGHAGMAGWLREYDKSRLVQYENNDPGPLGSDIKCSMYPSLEIIRHMIADNRDRRPIVLVEYAYQISNTTGHFDQFRKLTEEYEIFQGGFVWDWMDKCLPAFTEDGEEFFGFGGDFGEDLTDSVCPFYMCANGMVLPDLKPKPSALEIKEGQSPFFFSMTHQEGGVFVLHNRSQSLSLEDVEVKWTLQHLDRSIASGTAELINPEGIDTEGLLELVNGWDFRKEPKAFLETGMKDYPFTLDTSLWSDLSHELYLNLSVRIKSDQSWVEEGFEFHNHQVQLKGSAPAVFMSISTNTEMPVLRELENGLSVTGKSFSLIIDNQGLIQNYSRGEKDYFMGGSPNFFRARTGLHLEDKWWGPVNELWKAFDPALWSISESRLDWAYYQKDSKLLIESKRRMAGPKGDAEISTVWTVYSDGTLDLSITLDIDSAYEHLPRVGCSFILSEGFDNMEWFGRGPGESYCDRSLATRIDRFQCSVEESHFPFIPVSHNGSHSDTRELTLKHSDGRFVCVEGRNFTFTAHHNSSEEYQSVLHEHELIRHKEVYLDLDIAMAGIGGDMAWSTQLDEKHKVPTAVYTLNLRFDFS